In the genome of Triplophysa rosa unplaced genomic scaffold, Trosa_1v2 scaffold283_ERROPOS281209, whole genome shotgun sequence, the window AGTGGCAAATGCAAATTTCCTACTCCAGTGACAAAAGCTGTGGCAGCTCCCACAAAACATACCAATCTGCAGTTTTACGTACTCCAGGAACCAACAGATAAGACCCCACATTGATCTCAAGAGCTTATATTATTAATGGCAGGGTTAGGCAAACGGCATATTTCCTTACCTGACAACAGCAACCATACAGAagtgagtttttttaaatatggcaTTTGAAAGTAGGAACAATGTTTCAAATATCGTTGCCTTGGAATTTAatgttctatctgcattctaaGCAGTTATAGAGATGACAAGTATTTGCATTCCATTTgtagataaaaccttttttttctgAAACCCCCCTTATAATTCAAAGACTTTTTTTGCTAAACCTGTTTTTTCTTAAGATTTCCGCAGCTCTGACAGTTGAGTATCCTAAACAGGAAAACTTAACGGGTGGATGGCCTATATACAAGGCTTCAGGTCAGTAGTTATGCAGTATGTCCTTGATGTTTCTTAATAATATATCCTAATTGTTTGTCAAATTTTTGATAGTCAATACCAGTGCCTGCTTAGTGCATTGTCAACAAACATACCCAATATACAACACtcagtatttaaatatttaattttaggGGGAAGTGGCCAGAGAAAATTGTCAGTAATCCCGCCAGAATCTGAGGGATACACAGCAAAGCTTCTGAAGAGCTCATCTAATAATGGAAGGCATATGCTTTTCATTGTTCCACTTCAGGATGAAATCGATACTGCACCACTTCCTTTTGATGCCCCAGAGTTCAGCAAAATGCCAAAATCACAGTGCAAAACATGTGGTCAGACTTTGCCGTTACAAGCTCTGGCTTTGCATGTAGAAACTTGCAGCAAGCCAGACAGTGACCAAGTAAGTTTGTAATAATCGTTAAATATGtcctttagtttatttatttcaattcatttgAATTTAATAGGCATTCAACCATGGTTTCATACAAGtgacagtattttttattctgttaagGAGGAAGAAGAATCATCATCAAGTGACTGCTTGGAAGCAAGTGCTCCAAATGTCCATAAGTATTATTAACTACATTTAAAACGTCATTACCAACTTAAATATAAGCGATGTTTATGAtttgatttttctttattttagctTCTCCTCCACTAATTAGTGAAAGATGCCCAATATGCCAAGTAATGTTCCCTCTTGACTTTATTGAAATACATGCAAGTGCTTGTGGAGAAAGGTTAGTACATGTATACAAAGAGTTTGCTAACATCTATTCCGTaaagaatattttattatttgtaaggAGGCTGTACTTGGAAGGTAAACTAAATTTACAAAATGCAATTACTTTTGTCTTACAGACAGTGTTGTGAATTGGATCTATCAGACATTGAGGCAATTGATGATGCAGAGGAAGAGGCTGGCCCATCAGGCACAGCTTTCCAGACCACACCCAGCCAAAATCTGACAAACAGTTTATCAACATCATCATCTGCCTTGACTGATGAGGAAATGGGTTAGTAGCATACGGCAATATGTTTTTCAATTATCATtaagtatgttttattattataactttAGCAAGCAAACCTTACTTGAAATCTCAAATGGTCTTGTGATTTTCATTATAAACCCTCTAAGATCTTTGTTCCCTCTTTTGTAGATTGGAAAACTGTACCAGGCCCAATAAAGGCAGCTGACTTGTACAGACAATCTGTACTGAAGGATTTTGCATCCGAGAAACCACTATACATGCACATTGACCTTAGAAGTAGCATCTCCGACCAAGAGTCCATGCTCATTGCTTTTTACAAAGCATGCAATGTGAAGTGGGCATGTCCTCTAAAAACCAGGCTAGAAGgtttttttctattgttttcaGTGTATTTTATGCAGACAGTAGATTATCTGAAGTAGCCTAAATAAGAACATCatcaactttttttgtttttattttctaggGGATCCTGCTATTGGAGAGGGTGTAAACCGTTTCTTGTTTTCAATGATTACACAAAAACTTAAATGTGGTTTTCACCTTAACTTTGGTATTTCCCTACTTTTACCATTTTCTGATTATGATGTGCCAAAACGTTGTCTCCTTTAGTGTCTGACCAAAAACATTGTTCACTTTTTTTAAGGGAATACTCACACTACAAGGTTTTTTGATGGAGAGCCAGATCACCTTGTACCATCTTCATCTGCACACCTGGTGGATAGTGATCTGTTTTTTGTTGCTGGCAGAATGATTGGTCACTGCTTTCTCCATGGAGGACCACCCTTGTCAGGACTTAGCCCTGCTGTTGTCCATGTAATTTCAGGTGGCAGTGCTGAAACAGCTGTTGTAGAGATTTCAGACTGTCCAGATTTGGATTTGCTTCAGAAAATCATACTGGTACTGTATAtactatgtactgtatatattttatgaaacaagaataatttaacattatgcaataattatAAATGAAGTGATTTTATTAACTACATGTAACTTTCAGCTTGATGGGGACTCTGAACTAACACCTGAAGAGAAGGAGTGTGTTA includes:
- the LOC130550297 gene encoding uncharacterized protein LOC130550297, whose amino-acid sequence is MAGLGKRHISLPDNSNHTEISAALTVEYPKQENLTGGWPIYKASGGSGQRKLSVIPPESEGYTAKLLKSSSNNGRHMLFIVPLQDEIDTAPLPFDAPEFSKMPKSQCKTCGQTLPLQALALHVETCSKPDSDQEEEESSSSDCLEASAPNVPSPPLISERCPICQVMFPLDFIEIHASACGERQCCELDLSDIEAIDDAEEEAGPSGTAFQTTPSQNLTNSLSTSSSALTDEEMDWKTVPGPIKAADLYRQSVLKDFASEKPLYMHIDLRSSISDQESMLIAFYKACNVKWACPLKTRLEGDPAIGEGVNRFLFSMITQKLKCGFHLNFGNTHTTRFFDGEPDHLVPSSSAHLVDSDLFFVAGRMIGHCFLHGGPPLSGLSPAVVHVISGGSAETAVVEISDCPDLDLLQKIILLDGDSELTPEEKECVNDLCFSWDLPPVNTSNRRWLYERLLHHAVIGLTMRQIKQLRKGLKDTMLWPLLCQRTDVLPVIFPREINDVLTQECVLNSITWPSMVKNNDDDNDDECSLEDQRRVAGYLRQFIENASSPELKALVKFWVGWEVPTTSLKLEVTYSNLPKASTCFETLRLPSRYRLPSI